In Planctobacterium marinum, the DNA window CAGATTTAGTGCAGCAGTTTTTGCAGGGGGAGGCCGATGGTCCGGTTCCATTCCACTACCCTGCGAATGATATACGTGAAGCTTTGTTAGGGAGTTAATATGGAGTTCTTGGCAAGGACAGGGCGCAACGCTATTGGCGCCATTGAAAAGATTGGCAGAGCTTCGGTGATGTTTTGGGGAGCCATAGTGGCGCGCCCAAACCCTATGAAGTCGGTACCGCTGACCATCAAACAAATGTACGTGGTAGGCGTTCAATCGCTGTTAATTATACTAGTGTCGGGTTTGTTTATCGGTATGGTAATGGGACTACAGGGCTATACTGTACTAGTGAATTATGGTGCAGAGGAAAGCTTAGGTCCCATGGTGGCATTGTCGCTATTACGTGAGCTTGGTCCAGTGGTTACTGCTCTATTATTTGCTGGTCGGGCTGGGTCGGCATTAACTGCCGAGATTGGCTTAATGAAGGCCACCGAACAGTTGAGCAGCCTGGAAATGATGGCAGTAGATCCGCTGCGCCAGGTGATTGCTCCAAGGCTTTGGGCGGGTATTTTGACCATGCCTATGCTAGCCATTATCTTCAGCGCCATAGGCATATTAGGTGGACACTTGGTGGGAGTCGACTGGCTGGGCGTTGATGCCGGGAGCTATTGGTCCATTATGCAATCAGCAGTGGACTTGAACGAAGATATTATGAACGGCGTGATCAAAAGTATTGTATTTGCCGTTGTGGTTACCTGGATAGCTGTATTTAACGGCTATGACTCGATACCCACATCAGAAGGGATAAGTAAAGCGACCACGCAAACGGTGGTGCATTCTTCTCTGGCCGTTCTGGGGCTGGATTTTGTATTAACCGCCGTTATGTTTGGAACTGAATAGGAGTTTGAAAATGAATTCTCGCAAAATGGAAATTGGTGTTGGCCTGTTTGTTTCTCTGGCGGTGGCCGCTTTTTTAATGTTGGCGCTGAAAGTGGCGGACCAAGGCATGCAAGGCTCTGGTGACACCTATGAGCTGTATGCCAAATTCGACAATATCGGTGGTTTGAAGGTGCGCTCGGCGGTAAAAGTTGGCGGTGTGACCATCGGGCGAGTGGAAGATATCTCGTTGGATAAAGACGACTTCACGCCTGTAGTCAAGCTAGTGATTAGCCAAGAGTATGCGGGTTTTCCTGATACCAGCTCGGTGTCCATCCTGACTTCTGGTTTGTTAGGTGAGCAATATGTGGGCTTTCAACCCGGCTTCTCTTTCGATGGCATTGAGACACTGGAACCGGGTGATTTTATAGAAGACACCAAGTCTGCCTTGGTGCTGGAAGATTTGATTGGTCAGTTCCTGTTCAGCAGAAACGACGAATAATAGTTAAAAAGTTTACGATTTGAGACAGTAGAGGAAAGATTAATGTGGTTTAAAAAGCTCGTTTGGTTCTTGCTTTTTTCAGTGTTATCAGGGACTGCGATGGCGCAGGAAAACCCTTATAAGATATTACAAGACGTGGCTAGTATCACCTTTGAGCGAATCAAAAATGAACAAGCTCAAATTCAACAAGATCCCGAAATACTGAAGGTTATTGTCGAAGAAGAGCTACTGCCCTACGTGGATTATAAGTTTGCTGGTGCCAAGGTGTTGGGTAAGTACTTTAAGTCAGTTCCCAGAGAACAAATTCCGTTGTTTTTTGAAGAATTCAGAAAATATTTGATTGCCACTTATGCGGTCGCCTTGGCGCAATATGAAGATCAGGACGTTTTATTTGAGCCTGAGAAAGACTTTTCTGGTAAGAAAGCGGTAACAGTTAGAGCGGTAATTAAAGATGACGAAAGGCCAGATATTAAGATCGCCTTTAAAGTGAGAAGAAGCAGCAAGACTAAAGAGTGGAAAGCCTATGATATGGTGGCTGAGGGCATCAGCGTGTTGTCCAGCAAGCGCAGCGAATTTGAATCCGTTCTGCGCCAGGAAGGTATTGATAAGGTGATCGCCATCATGCAGGAAAAAAATGCTCAGAAAATTTCCGTTAAAAAAGACGCGTAAGAACCATGCTTAAACAAATCAAACAAGTTTCTCTGGCACACGACAATGGACGTTTGACGCCAGAGGGCAATCTAACCATTGAATCGGTTCCTGCGATCGATAAGCAGTTAAGGTCAATCTTGCCCGGTCTTGAAAAGAAGGTTGTTATAGATTTAAGCCATGCAACCAGCAATGATACCGCCGGGCTGGCTTGGCTTATTAATCTCAAGGCGACGCTTACCAAAAAAAATATCCAGTTAACACTCGAAAATGTCCCCGAGTCGTTAAAAAAGCTGAGTAAACTCAGCGATGCTGATACACTGCTGGAAATTAAATAATCGACACAAGGTTAACTATGGATCCGCAACAAATAGAAGCGATTTTGAACGATAATTTACCTCTTAGCTTTGTTAAAGCCGATGGCGACGGCTCACATTTTCAAGTGATCGCGGTGGGTGATTGCTTTGATGGCGTTTCTCGCATCAAAAAACAGAAAATGATTTATGGACCGCTTCAAGAGCATATCTCCAGCGGTGCATTGCATGCGCTTACCATTAAAACCTTCACTGAAGCGCAGTGGCAAAAAGACAAAAAACTAATGTTTCCTGATTTAGGCTAATCTGCGCCTGCTATAATTTACACCTCGAACTGGCTTTTCCATGGACAAACTATTAATTAGAGGCGGAAAGCCTCTATCTGGCTCGGTGACCATCTCTGGCGCCAAGAATGCCGCCTTACCTATTTTACTTGCTAGCTTGCTAACTTCAAAGCGTTGTACTTTCACTAATGTACCTTATCTGCGTGATGTAAATACCAGTTTAGCGCTGTTACAACAGTTGGGCGCGGAAGCATTTCGCGCGGAAGATGGCAAGGTCCATATTAATCCTGGATCTGTTAATAGTCAGACTGCATCATATGATCTGGTGAAAACCATGCGGGCATCCATCCTGGTGCTGGGGCCCTTGTTAGCCCGATTTGGTGAGGCTAATGTCTCTTTGCCGGGGGGCTGTGCCATTGGTGCCAGGCCTGTCAACCTTCACCTCGATGGCCTGGAACAAATGGGCGCGGACATTGAAGTGGCGAACGGATACATCAGAGCGACCGTGGACGGGCGTTTAAAAGGCGCTCATATCGTCATGGATAAAGTCAGCGTTGGTGCCACTGAAAATTTAATGATGGCGGCGGCACTCGCCGACGGTGAAACCATTATTGAAAACGCGGCACGAGAGCCTGAAATTTATGACCTTGCTTTATGTCTTGAGGCTATGGGGGCAAAAATTAGTGGCGCGGGTTCCGCTACCATCTCCATTATCGGACAACCCGAGCTTGAGGGATGTCAGCACAAGGTGTTACCCGACCGCATTGAAACCGGCACGTTTCTGGTGGCCGCCGCTGCGACGCGGGGCAGTGTACTGTGTAAAAATGCCGCACCAGAGAGCCTGGAAGTGGTGCTCCGAAAGCTCAGCAAAGCAGGAGCCATCATTGAAACCGGAGAGGATTGGATCTCTTTGGATATGCAAGGGAAACAACCGCAAGGCGTGCAAATCAGTACTGCACCGCATCCTGGTTTTCCGACAGATATGCAAGCTCAATTTGTCGCGTTAAATGCGGTGGCCAATGGTACAGGAACGGTCACTGAAACGATTTTTGAGAATCGTTTTATGCACGTACCAGAGTTACAACGAATGGGCGCCGACATTGAACTGCAAGGCCACAGCGCCATTACCAAGGGCAATTCTAAATTGAATGGTGCACCGGTTATGGCTACCGATTTGCGTGCTTCTGCCAGCCTGATCATTGCCGGTTTAACAGCCGAAGCAGGTGAAACGGTGGTGGATCGCATTTACCACCTGGATCGCGGTTATGAAAAAATCGAGAAGAAGCTACGTGCTTTGGGGGCTGATATCACCCGGATTAGTTAATCCGGGTTTTTGTTTTTTTAGCCGTTACGCAAAACCCTATCAAAGTCGCCAACGACCACGGGCACGACAATGGTTTCACCTTTGCGTTTGATTTCAAAATCCAGTGTCGTGCCGGGAAGGGTATTGGAAACTATTGATTGAACTTCGACCGCACTGTTGATTTCCGTACCACCGACACTCATTAGTACATCGCTTACCTGGATGCCGGCTCTGGATGCCGGACTGCGATTCTCTACCGCAGTAATGATGACTCCAGCAAGTTCATGATCAACACCTTGTAAGCCGGCGTAACCTCTGATCACTCGGCCTTTACTGATGATATCTCGCATGACTTTCTTGGCCATCTGATAGGGGACCGCGAAAAATACGCCGGGTACATCTTTGGGCTGACCACCTTCGAGGATTTTGTAATTGGCGTTGTTAATTCCCACCAAATAACCGTTACTGTCCACCAGGGCGCCTCCTGAATTGCCTTCGTTAAGCGTCGCGTCCATCTGAATAAAGTTACGATGAGTGGCAATACCCAGCTGGCTGACTTCCGAACGGCCAGTGGCACTTATGATACCTTGAGTGATGGTTTGCCCTAAATTGTAGGGGTTACCGATGGCGAGAACCAGGTCACCCACCTGGGTTTTGTTTTCTTCGCCTTCTTCTAATTGTGGGATCACTGGTAGGTTATTGGCGTTGATTTTCAACACCGCTAAATCGGTTAACGGATCAAAACCAATAACTTGGGCTTCATGTACTTTGCTTTGCTCCGCTACAATCACTTCGATGGTGTCCGCACCGGCAATAACATGCAGACAGGTAAGGATATAGCCGTTTTCGCTCATGATCACACCAGAACCCAACGAAGTGCGTTCTACTTCATTGTTTCTGAACATGGCGGAGCGGCGTATCGTTTTTTGGCTGTAGATATTTACCACCGCAGGGGCTGAGCGGTTTATGGCCTCTGCAAAACTCACTTTTTGCGGCATATCGCCCGGGAAGATGTTTCTTACTTGCAGTTGATTGCCATTGCGCAACTGAGGGATAAGCGCCAGCAATATTACCGAGACAACGATACCCAAAAGGGTAGATTTAATAATAAACAAAAGAGAGCTTTTCAAGATAATCCCCGCAAATTTAGCGGGGCTAAGAATAGCATTGATT includes these proteins:
- the mlaC gene encoding phospholipid-binding protein MlaC, which gives rise to MWFKKLVWFLLFSVLSGTAMAQENPYKILQDVASITFERIKNEQAQIQQDPEILKVIVEEELLPYVDYKFAGAKVLGKYFKSVPREQIPLFFEEFRKYLIATYAVALAQYEDQDVLFEPEKDFSGKKAVTVRAVIKDDERPDIKIAFKVRRSSKTKEWKAYDMVAEGISVLSSKRSEFESVLRQEGIDKVIAIMQEKNAQKISVKKDA
- the mlaD gene encoding outer membrane lipid asymmetry maintenance protein MlaD, with protein sequence MNSRKMEIGVGLFVSLAVAAFLMLALKVADQGMQGSGDTYELYAKFDNIGGLKVRSAVKVGGVTIGRVEDISLDKDDFTPVVKLVISQEYAGFPDTSSVSILTSGLLGEQYVGFQPGFSFDGIETLEPGDFIEDTKSALVLEDLIGQFLFSRNDE
- the mlaE gene encoding lipid asymmetry maintenance ABC transporter permease subunit MlaE, which codes for MEFLARTGRNAIGAIEKIGRASVMFWGAIVARPNPMKSVPLTIKQMYVVGVQSLLIILVSGLFIGMVMGLQGYTVLVNYGAEESLGPMVALSLLRELGPVVTALLFAGRAGSALTAEIGLMKATEQLSSLEMMAVDPLRQVIAPRLWAGILTMPMLAIIFSAIGILGGHLVGVDWLGVDAGSYWSIMQSAVDLNEDIMNGVIKSIVFAVVVTWIAVFNGYDSIPTSEGISKATTQTVVHSSLAVLGLDFVLTAVMFGTE
- a CDS encoding STAS domain-containing protein translates to MLKQIKQVSLAHDNGRLTPEGNLTIESVPAIDKQLRSILPGLEKKVVIDLSHATSNDTAGLAWLINLKATLTKKNIQLTLENVPESLKKLSKLSDADTLLEIK
- a CDS encoding trypsin-like peptidase domain-containing protein; translated protein: MKSSLLFIIKSTLLGIVVSVILLALIPQLRNGNQLQVRNIFPGDMPQKVSFAEAINRSAPAVVNIYSQKTIRRSAMFRNNEVERTSLGSGVIMSENGYILTCLHVIAGADTIEVIVAEQSKVHEAQVIGFDPLTDLAVLKINANNLPVIPQLEEGEENKTQVGDLVLAIGNPYNLGQTITQGIISATGRSEVSQLGIATHRNFIQMDATLNEGNSGGALVDSNGYLVGINNANYKILEGGQPKDVPGVFFAVPYQMAKKVMRDIISKGRVIRGYAGLQGVDHELAGVIITAVENRSPASRAGIQVSDVLMSVGGTEINSAVEVQSIVSNTLPGTTLDFEIKRKGETIVVPVVVGDFDRVLRNG
- a CDS encoding BolA family protein, which codes for MDPQQIEAILNDNLPLSFVKADGDGSHFQVIAVGDCFDGVSRIKKQKMIYGPLQEHISSGALHALTIKTFTEAQWQKDKKLMFPDLG
- the murA gene encoding UDP-N-acetylglucosamine 1-carboxyvinyltransferase, whose product is MDKLLIRGGKPLSGSVTISGAKNAALPILLASLLTSKRCTFTNVPYLRDVNTSLALLQQLGAEAFRAEDGKVHINPGSVNSQTASYDLVKTMRASILVLGPLLARFGEANVSLPGGCAIGARPVNLHLDGLEQMGADIEVANGYIRATVDGRLKGAHIVMDKVSVGATENLMMAAALADGETIIENAAREPEIYDLALCLEAMGAKISGAGSATISIIGQPELEGCQHKVLPDRIETGTFLVAAAATRGSVLCKNAAPESLEVVLRKLSKAGAIIETGEDWISLDMQGKQPQGVQISTAPHPGFPTDMQAQFVALNAVANGTGTVTETIFENRFMHVPELQRMGADIELQGHSAITKGNSKLNGAPVMATDLRASASLIIAGLTAEAGETVVDRIYHLDRGYEKIEKKLRALGADITRIS